The sequence below is a genomic window from Streptomyces sp. V1I1.
CAGGCATGGTGCGGTGCATGTACGCGGCTACGTACCCACCGGTGAACTGCGCGAAGCGGTCCAGGACGATCTTCTCGCCGAGGTTGGCGTTGGCCTCGTCGACGTACGCCTGGACGGTCTTGCCGGGCTCGATCTCGGAGGCGAGCAGCGCCTCGATGTCGGCCGGGGAGGTCGCGGCGACGTGGGCGGCGAGCGCGCCCGCGACGGCCTGGAACTTGTCGCCCTTGGCGACGAAGTCCGTCTCGCACTTCAGCTCGACGAGGACACCGGAGGTGTTGACGTCCGAGATGAGGGAGACGACGGCGCCGTTCTCGGCGGAGCGGCCCTCGCGCTTGGCGACGCCCTTCTGGCCCTTGATGCGCAGAGCCTCGACGGCCTTGTCGACGTTACCGTCGGCCTCGTCCAGCGCCTTCTTACAGTCCATCATGCCGGCGCCGGTGAGCTCGCGGAGCTTCTTGACGTCAGCGGCGGTGTAGTTCGCCATGTCCTTGAATCTCTCTCGAAAGTCGAAAGTCGAAGATCTACGGGTGAGCGGCGGGGGCCGGTGCTTGTGGCACCGTCCCCCGCCGTCAACTACCGAACCTGAGCGGTCAGGCCTGCTCGGCGTCCGCGGCCGGCTTCTCGGCCTCGGCGGCCGGGGCCTCGGCGGCCGGGGCCTCGGCAGCCGGAGCCTCAGCAGCGGGGGCCTCAGCAGCGGCCTCAGCCGGCTTCTCGGCCTCGGCAGCGGCCGGAGCCTCGGCGTCGTCGGCCTTCTTCTCGCCCTCGAGGAGGTCGCGCTCCCACTCGGCGAGCGGCTCGCCGGCGGCCTTCTCGCCCGGCTTGGAGTCACCGGTGGCGACGCCGGAACGGGCGATGAGGCCCTCGGCGACGGCGTCGGCGATCACGCGGGTGAGCAGGGTGACGGAGCGGATCGCGTCGTCGTTGCCCGGGATCTTGTAGTCGACCTCGTCGGGGTCGCAGTTGGTGTCCAGGATCGCGACGACCGGGATGTGGAGCTTGCGCGCCTCACCGACGGCGATGTGCTCCTTCTTGGTGTCGACGATCCAGACGGCGCTGGGCACCTTCTGCATCTCGCGGATACCACCGAGGGTCTTCTCCAGCTTGGCCTTCTCGCGGGAGAGGACCAGGAGCTCCTTCTTGGTGAGGCCGGACGCGGCCACATCCTCGAAGTCGATCTGCTCAAGCTCCTTCAGACGCTGAAGGCGCTTGTAGACGGTGGAGAAGTTGGTGAGCATGCCGCCCAGCCAACGCTGGTTGACGTACGGCATACCAACGCGCGTCGCCTGCTCGGCGATGGCCTCCTGGGCCTGCTTCTTGGTGCCGACGAACATGATGGAGCCGCCGTGTGCGACGGTCTCCTTGACGAACTCGTAGGCGCGGTCGATGTACGACAGCGACTGGAGCAGGTCGATGATGTAGATGCCGTTGCGCTCCGTGAAGATGAATCGCTTCATCTTCGGGTTCCAACGACGGGTCTGGTGACCGAAGTGGACGCCGCTTTCCAGCAGCTCCCGCATCGTGACGACGGCCATGGCCGTATCTCCTTGGATTCTCGGTTATGTCCTGACGCCCCGACGCGCCGTGCCACAAGGGACCGAGGAGCGCGGCCACCGACCTGAAGAGGGTGTGGTGGCGGGGCGTGCGAAGTCGACCCGGTGACCCGGATCGCCAGAAGAAGTGTACGGGACCGGCGCGGTGCCGGGTGACGGCGCTGTCCACAACCGGTCAGTACTCCACAGATCGGGACCATGATCCACGCGATTGCGGGGTTCCGCGGGACGGTCTGTGCCATGTACCGCCTCATCCGCAGATTCATCCGCAGACTTCTCGTACCTGTAGTCGCCGTTGTCGTTGCCCTTGTCGTTGCCCTACTCATTGTGGGCGCGTCCCCGGCGTCTGCCCTCGATAGCGACCGGAGCTGGCCGGTGGGTCCGCCGCGGCCCGTGGTGGTACGCGGCTGGGAGCCGCCGGACTCGGCGTACGGGCCGGGGCACCGTGGCGTGGACCTGGCCGCGCCGCCGGGCACCCCGGTGCGGGCGGCGGCGCCCGGCCGGGTCTCCTTCGCGGGCCGGGTGGCGGGCCGCGGCGTCCTCTCCCTCACCCTCACCGGTACGGGTGAACCGCCGTTGCGCACGACGTACGAACCCGTGCGGTCGCTGCTCCCCGAGGGCACGGAGGTGAGCGCCGGCCAGGTGGTGGCGACCGTCGAGCCGGGACCTTCGCACTGTGCGGCGGGCTGTCTGCACTGGGGGCTGCTGCGCGGCGCAGAGTATCTGGATCCGCTGTCCCTGCTGCCGCCCTGGCTGCTGCGCCGATCGCCGTCCCGGCTGCTGCCGCTGTTCGGCGGCCCGCCTCTTGAGGCGACTGTCGCTCCGGTCGCCGCACGGGTGGCCGCGCCTGTTCTCGCGGGGGCGTCCGGGACGGCGCTGCACGCGGCATTGCTGCTGATCATGGCCGCCCTGACGCACCGGGGCCTACGCCGGGCCCGGGAGCCCGGTCGGCCGGGCCCTCCCGGTCCGCGATGGCCTTGCGGGGTCAGCCCTGCACGCCCCGCAGGGCCATCGACACTGCCGCCTCGGCGATCGCCGACGGGTCCTCCGCCGCGCCGATCTCGATGCGGCGCACCGCGGCGTCCACCACGCCCTGCAGCAGCATCGCCGCCAGCCGGGGCTGGTCGTGGCCCAGCTCGCCGAGCGCATCCACGATCATCGCGATCAGCCCGCCGTGCGCGGCACGGATCTTCTCCCGCGCCCCGGCGTCCAGCTCACTCGCGGAGATCGCGACAACGGCCCGGTGGCGCCGGTCGCCGACGAGCTCCAGCTGCTGGCGTACGTACGCCTCGACCTTGCCCTCTGCCGTGCCGGCCTCTTGCATCGCGGCCTCGACCTCGGCCGCCCAGACCGGGAAGTCGACCGCGCAGAGCTCCTCGACGACAGCGGCGCGCGAGCGGAAGTACTCGTAGACGGAGGACCTGGCCAGGCCCGTGCGCTCGGCGAGGGCGGGGAAGGTCAGCGCCTCCGTACCACCCTCGGACAGCAGGGAACGCGCGGCGTCCAGCAGGGCGCCGCGCTGCATGGTCCGGTGCTCGGCCACGGAGGCCGCTCGAATCCTGGGCACGCCTCCACTCTACGGATGAGGCAGGGACGATTCAGCGTCAACGTCCGACGTCGGCCAGCTTCGCCCGCAGCTGGAGCACCGACTTCGTATGGATCTGGCTGACCCTGCTCTCCGTGACGCCGAGGACATTGCCGATCTCGGCGAGGGTGAGGCCCTCGTAGTAGTAGAGGGTGACGACGGTCTTCTCGCGTTCCGGCAGGGTGTTGATGGCACGCGCGAGCAGCCGGCGCAATTCCCGGTCCTCGGCCACCTCGACCGGGTTGTCGGCGGCGGTGTCCTCGAGGGTGTCCATCAGGCTGAGCCGGTCGCCGCCCTCGCCGCCGACGTGCAGCAACTCCTCCAGCGCGACGACGTTGGCCAGCGACAACTGGCTGAAAACCACATGCAGTTCCTCGACCGCGATGCCCATCTCGGCGGCAACCTCGCACTCCGAAGGCGTGCGTCTCAGCTGCGCTTCGAGCGTGGCGTAGGCGCGCTCCACGGCCCTGGCCTTCTGGCGCACGGAGCGCGGGATCCAGTCCAGCGCGCGGAGTTCGTCGATCATCGCGCCGCGGATCCGGGTGATCGCGTATGTCTCGAACTTGATGGACCGTTCGATGTCGAACTTCTCGATGGCGTCAATGAGTCCGAAGACTCCGGAGGAGACGAAGTCCGCCTGTTCGACATTGGGCGGCAGCCCGACGCTCACCCGACCCGCGACGTACTTCACCAGTGGTGAGTAGTGCAGGATCAACTGCTCCCGCAGCCGCTCGTCACCCGTGGCCTTGTACGACCGCCACAACTCGTCGAGCGACGAGGGAGCGGGGGGCCGCACGGTGCCACGGGCAGCGGGTGGCACTGCCGCGCGGTCAGACCCGGAGGTGTGCTGGGGCATGCGTTGCCTTGAGCCGTTCTGCTGTGAGGGGGGAGGGGACGAGCGTCTGGGCCGGAATCGAGGTGAGCGTAGCGTGACTGCGGTGTTGCGGTGGGCGAAGGACGGGGGAACGAACCTGTGCGGGTACCTGCCGTCGCCCATACCTTCGAACCGGTGCCGACGTCGCCGGCCCCTCAGGTGTCGCCGACAGGCCTGCAAAGGTCATCGCCATCACCTTTTCACCCGAATG
It includes:
- the tsf gene encoding translation elongation factor Ts, with product MANYTAADVKKLRELTGAGMMDCKKALDEADGNVDKAVEALRIKGQKGVAKREGRSAENGAVVSLISDVNTSGVLVELKCETDFVAKGDKFQAVAGALAAHVAATSPADIEALLASEIEPGKTVQAYVDEANANLGEKIVLDRFAQFTGGYVAAYMHRTMPDLPPQIGVLVELDKENADVAKGIAQHIAAFAPKYLSREDVPAEVVEAERRVAEETTRAEGKPEAALPKIVEGRVNGFFKEATLLGQPYALDNKKSVQKVLDEAGVTLKRFARIKVGI
- the rpsB gene encoding 30S ribosomal protein S2 translates to MAVVTMRELLESGVHFGHQTRRWNPKMKRFIFTERNGIYIIDLLQSLSYIDRAYEFVKETVAHGGSIMFVGTKKQAQEAIAEQATRVGMPYVNQRWLGGMLTNFSTVYKRLQRLKELEQIDFEDVAASGLTKKELLVLSREKAKLEKTLGGIREMQKVPSAVWIVDTKKEHIAVGEARKLHIPVVAILDTNCDPDEVDYKIPGNDDAIRSVTLLTRVIADAVAEGLIARSGVATGDSKPGEKAAGEPLAEWERDLLEGEKKADDAEAPAAAEAEKPAEAAAEAPAAEAPAAEAPAAEAPAAEAEKPAADAEQA
- a CDS encoding TetR/AcrR family transcriptional regulator encodes the protein MAEHRTMQRGALLDAARSLLSEGGTEALTFPALAERTGLARSSVYEYFRSRAAVVEELCAVDFPVWAAEVEAAMQEAGTAEGKVEAYVRQQLELVGDRRHRAVVAISASELDAGAREKIRAAHGGLIAMIVDALGELGHDQPRLAAMLLQGVVDAAVRRIEIGAAEDPSAIAEAAVSMALRGVQG
- the whiG gene encoding RNA polymerase sigma factor WhiG yields the protein MPQHTSGSDRAAVPPAARGTVRPPAPSSLDELWRSYKATGDERLREQLILHYSPLVKYVAGRVSVGLPPNVEQADFVSSGVFGLIDAIEKFDIERSIKFETYAITRIRGAMIDELRALDWIPRSVRQKARAVERAYATLEAQLRRTPSECEVAAEMGIAVEELHVVFSQLSLANVVALEELLHVGGEGGDRLSLMDTLEDTAADNPVEVAEDRELRRLLARAINTLPEREKTVVTLYYYEGLTLAEIGNVLGVTESRVSQIHTKSVLQLRAKLADVGR